In uncultured Methanobacterium sp., a genomic segment contains:
- a CDS encoding LemA family protein yields the protein MEMLIELIILIIIILVVIIFVYLYNSLIQLRNRVKNAWSQIDVQLNRRADLIPNLVETVKGYAKHEKTVFENVTEARSGLMNAKTVQETAEANNMLTDTLKSLFAVAENYPELKANENFLKLQSQLEETENKIAYSRQFYNDTVLMYNNKCQMFPSNLLANSFNFKEAEFFEIEETKREVPKVEF from the coding sequence ATGGAAATGTTAATTGAACTAATAATATTAATTATCATAATTCTGGTAGTGATAATATTTGTATACCTTTATAACAGTCTGATTCAGCTTAGGAACAGGGTTAAAAATGCATGGTCCCAGATCGATGTTCAGCTTAACCGTCGTGCTGACCTCATACCCAACCTGGTGGAAACTGTGAAGGGATATGCTAAACACGAAAAAACCGTCTTTGAAAATGTAACTGAAGCAAGATCAGGGTTAATGAATGCTAAAACAGTTCAAGAAACTGCAGAAGCTAACAACATGTTAACTGATACTCTGAAAAGTCTATTTGCAGTGGCGGAGAATTACCCTGAGCTGAAGGCCAATGAAAACTTTTTAAAGTTACAAAGCCAGTTAGAGGAAACTGAGAATAAAATAGCATACTCCAGACAGTTTTACAATGACACGGTGTTAATGTACAACAACAAATGTCAGATGTTTCCCAGCAATCTCTTAGCAAACTCTTTTAATTTCAAGGAAGCAGAGTTCTTTGAAATAGAAGAAACCAAAAGGGAAGTCCCTAAAGTTGAGTTTTAA
- a CDS encoding cation-transporting P-type ATPase, with the protein MKINELPPEEVYDELKTSETGLTAEEAQNRLEKYGPNQIEEVKKKPVIFKFLANLYQLLALLLWAASALAFLSGTPQLGFAIIAVIIINAIFSFWQEYKAEQALEALKKILPSRAKVIRDKEKKEVLSSKLVPGDFLVLDEGDNISADARLVETSQMKVDSSTLTGESKPVRKFAHEVPEGEHAFVEMGNLVFAGTSVASGSGKAVVFATGRETEFNQIASLTQEVSQEPSPLQKELARVTRIIALIAILLGVTLFAVNLWVVKLPLQVAFIFAIGLTVANVPEGLLPTVTLALAASVQKMVRKNALIKRLSSVETLGSTNIICTDKTGTITKNEMTVRKVWLPCEIIEVTGAGYSPEGEFLHKGSSIDHQEIRELKLLLRSATFCNDSKLIEAEKPQDKWKIIGDPTEASLLVAARKNGFNWEEEIKKNPRILELPFDSQRKSMTSIHQENHGQVAYVKGAPKKIINLSPLISDDGVVRPFTDEEKEKVIKIHDKLAASGLRILAMAYRDLPPDFNDYQTENVERDLVFLGMMAMQDPPRPEVKPAVRDCHKAGIRIIMITGDYGLTAQAIAKEVGIVSEDCRIVKGKELDQMSDEEVKEVLKGKCNVIFARAVPEHKMRIASILESMDEIVAMTGDGVNDAPALRKADIGVAMGITGTDVAKEAADMILTDDNFATIVEAIKEGRTIYENIRKFITYIFSHETAEIVPFVMMVLFRIPLPITVMQILAIDLGTDTVPALALGVGPSESDVMNRPPRPRKERLLNFGVIFRGYIFLGIIEAALVMSGFFWALLSSGWTWAQQLSFTDPVYLKATSMVFAGIVLAQMGNLLGCQTNRTSVLEVGIFKNRWILRGIAFSVAVLLAIIYIPPLQGIFGTTALGLYEWLYLLTFVPIMFLADELRKYMVRKRI; encoded by the coding sequence ATGAAGATCAATGAACTCCCTCCTGAAGAAGTTTATGATGAATTAAAAACTTCTGAAACGGGATTAACCGCTGAAGAGGCCCAAAATAGGCTTGAAAAATATGGACCCAATCAGATTGAGGAAGTTAAGAAAAAACCGGTTATTTTTAAGTTTTTAGCAAATCTTTACCAGCTTCTTGCTTTATTACTCTGGGCAGCCAGTGCACTTGCTTTTTTAAGTGGTACGCCTCAGTTAGGATTCGCCATTATTGCAGTTATAATTATAAATGCTATTTTCAGTTTCTGGCAGGAGTACAAGGCAGAACAGGCTCTGGAGGCTTTAAAGAAGATACTTCCTTCTAGGGCCAAAGTAATCCGTGATAAAGAGAAGAAAGAGGTATTATCCTCCAAGTTAGTTCCAGGGGATTTTTTAGTGCTGGACGAAGGGGATAACATCTCTGCCGATGCTCGGCTGGTGGAAACCAGTCAAATGAAAGTGGACAGTTCAACCCTTACTGGTGAGTCTAAACCTGTCCGTAAATTTGCCCATGAAGTTCCAGAAGGGGAACATGCCTTTGTAGAGATGGGTAACTTGGTATTTGCAGGAACCAGTGTGGCTTCTGGGTCTGGAAAGGCCGTGGTATTTGCCACTGGTCGAGAAACCGAGTTCAACCAGATAGCCAGTTTAACCCAGGAAGTGAGCCAGGAGCCCAGTCCCCTGCAAAAGGAGCTGGCAAGGGTAACCCGTATCATAGCACTTATTGCCATACTACTGGGAGTAACCCTTTTTGCAGTGAATCTATGGGTGGTTAAACTGCCATTACAGGTGGCTTTCATTTTTGCTATTGGGCTTACGGTTGCCAATGTCCCTGAAGGACTTTTACCCACTGTTACACTGGCACTGGCTGCCTCAGTGCAGAAGATGGTGCGGAAGAATGCCCTTATAAAACGTTTGTCCAGTGTGGAAACCCTGGGATCCACCAATATCATCTGCACTGACAAGACAGGAACCATAACCAAAAATGAGATGACTGTACGTAAAGTCTGGCTTCCATGTGAGATCATTGAGGTTACAGGTGCTGGTTACTCTCCAGAGGGAGAATTTCTACATAAAGGATCTTCAATCGATCATCAAGAAATCCGGGAACTCAAGTTACTCCTGAGATCAGCAACCTTCTGTAATGACTCAAAACTCATTGAAGCTGAAAAACCGCAAGATAAATGGAAAATAATTGGTGACCCTACTGAAGCTTCCCTCCTGGTAGCTGCCCGGAAAAATGGTTTCAACTGGGAAGAAGAGATAAAAAAGAATCCAAGAATATTAGAGCTTCCATTTGACTCTCAACGGAAATCTATGACCAGTATCCACCAGGAAAACCATGGCCAGGTGGCATATGTTAAAGGTGCTCCTAAAAAAATCATCAATCTTTCGCCCCTGATCTCTGATGATGGTGTTGTAAGGCCCTTCACTGATGAGGAAAAGGAGAAAGTGATTAAAATTCATGATAAACTGGCTGCTTCCGGCCTTCGAATACTGGCCATGGCCTATCGTGACTTACCCCCTGATTTTAATGATTATCAGACCGAGAATGTCGAACGAGATCTGGTATTTCTGGGCATGATGGCCATGCAGGATCCTCCACGTCCAGAAGTGAAACCTGCTGTTCGAGATTGCCATAAAGCTGGTATACGTATCATTATGATTACCGGGGACTATGGTTTGACTGCACAGGCCATAGCCAAGGAAGTAGGAATAGTGAGTGAGGATTGTCGCATTGTTAAGGGCAAGGAACTTGACCAGATGAGTGATGAAGAAGTGAAGGAAGTTCTTAAGGGAAAATGTAATGTTATTTTTGCACGAGCCGTACCCGAGCATAAGATGCGTATTGCCAGCATCCTGGAGAGTATGGATGAAATTGTGGCCATGACTGGTGATGGGGTTAACGATGCCCCCGCACTTCGTAAAGCAGACATAGGAGTGGCCATGGGCATCACCGGCACTGATGTTGCCAAAGAAGCCGCAGATATGATTTTAACTGATGATAACTTCGCTACCATTGTAGAGGCCATTAAAGAAGGTCGTACTATCTACGAAAACATTCGTAAATTCATTACTTACATTTTCTCCCACGAAACCGCTGAAATCGTACCCTTTGTTATGATGGTACTTTTCAGGATCCCCCTACCCATTACAGTTATGCAGATCCTGGCCATTGATCTGGGAACCGATACTGTACCTGCCCTGGCCCTGGGTGTCGGCCCTTCAGAGTCAGATGTGATGAACCGACCCCCACGCCCACGTAAAGAACGTTTACTGAATTTTGGAGTTATATTCAGAGGTTATATTTTCTTAGGAATAATTGAAGCTGCCCTGGTGATGTCTGGCTTTTTCTGGGCCTTACTAAGCAGCGGATGGACATGGGCCCAGCAACTCTCATTCACTGATCCGGTTTACCTTAAGGCAACCAGTATGGTCTTTGCAGGAATTGTTCTGGCCCAGATGGGCAACCTCCTGGGCTGTCAGACCAACAGAACATCAGTACTGGAAGTGGGAATCTTCAAAAACAGGTGGATTTTAAGAGGTATCGCATTCTCAGTGGCAGTGCTTCTGGCCATTATTTACATTCCACCATTACAGGGAATATTCGGCACCACCGCCCTTGGACTTTATGAATGGCTATATTTACTCACCTTTGTACCCATAATGTTCCTAGCAGATGAACTTCGCAAGTACATGGTTAGGAAAAGAATATAA
- a CDS encoding zinc dependent phospholipase C family protein, whose product MKKTFIMIFITLTAFLALVQPVSAWAAPNHYEIAKEVYYSLPADAQNNLDLSKMYDGADDPDYKFFDYEYHIYPASDEKINYWLLEGREYYQDGDYKRASYCFGVATHYISDSVCPPHSEGGHSGYEHTRCELQAMLLEPHITDKTGDWANELAADNQMSGNAWEQWLKTDDDEYIQECLNKAADLSYQAVNSAVS is encoded by the coding sequence ATGAAAAAAACCTTTATAATGATTTTTATCACTTTAACCGCATTTTTGGCATTAGTTCAACCAGTATCTGCCTGGGCAGCTCCCAATCATTACGAAATTGCGAAGGAAGTTTATTATTCTCTCCCTGCTGATGCACAGAATAACTTGGACCTTTCAAAAATGTATGATGGGGCTGATGATCCTGATTATAAGTTTTTTGACTATGAGTACCACATTTATCCCGCCAGTGATGAAAAAATCAATTACTGGCTCCTGGAAGGCAGAGAATATTATCAGGATGGAGATTATAAACGGGCCAGTTACTGTTTTGGGGTGGCAACCCATTACATTTCAGATAGTGTATGCCCTCCCCATTCTGAGGGTGGTCATTCCGGTTATGAACACACCAGATGTGAGTTGCAAGCCATGCTCCTGGAACCACACATCACAGACAAAACAGGAGATTGGGCTAATGAATTAGCTGCAGATAACCAGATGAGTGGTAATGCATGGGAACAATGGTTAAAAACAGATGATGATGAATATATTCAGGAATGCCTTAATAAAGCAGCTGATCTGTCTTATCAAGCTGTAAACAGTGCTGTTTCTTAA
- a CDS encoding DUF2207 domain-containing protein, giving the protein MENKLCLGIITIIISLFLFTGITASFAVDRTYSIPSLGIDLFLKDDGTVHVTETLHYSFSGTSNEIYRNIPIKDPVKLENLKISTPGAYSNYTVNDKVNSKYITIDLYSNPSKTIPISGRDVDVIIEYDLLNLVKFYNDLAQLHYDVVDGGLADDVGQVNARIHLESSEGVKFVFKSQDNSLNSTWDGNTLEFTGKNVIPGRLELMMVIPKTQFTEDPPNVVKVNQDILPEMDKMQKEYQDMVNYKTNAYSLVAILLLLVCFTPLIIYLIYGRDPEIDYKDEYEMDLPTDDPPAIVNAISGNLWGKEVGEPDMDGFRATIMDLIYRGYLVMDDISPENADVNLRSITFRINEDKDLNELKTFESDIINLFSYFEGEDGLIYLDDIKKNLNSGIVISGNTGSLKDDEFITFREVYNGWKNDLISEFLDEDAMSRVFQKRGDKYLKIFAVIAIITGIIGAFTAVVDPLPAARYVSYSSFILLIVGLASFIMPQKIAGQWTTYGEEYDAKWHNFAKYIQDFSLIKDQPPESIEIWDKYLVYASALGIASKVRKSMEMILPPDITGGKAYQFHSSGGYCELSKSLDAGIAGNNQKNSR; this is encoded by the coding sequence GTGGAAAATAAACTTTGTTTAGGCATTATAACAATTATAATATCTTTATTTCTTTTCACAGGAATAACAGCATCTTTTGCTGTTGATAGAACTTATTCAATTCCCTCTCTAGGCATAGATCTTTTCCTGAAGGATGATGGAACTGTTCATGTTACTGAAACATTACACTACTCATTCAGTGGAACTTCAAATGAAATTTACAGGAATATCCCCATAAAAGACCCGGTTAAACTGGAAAATCTAAAAATTTCCACTCCAGGTGCTTATTCTAATTACACAGTCAATGATAAAGTAAACTCCAAGTATATTACCATTGATCTATACTCTAATCCTTCTAAAACAATCCCTATTTCTGGTAGAGATGTTGATGTTATTATTGAATACGATCTTTTAAACTTGGTAAAATTTTACAATGATCTGGCCCAACTCCATTATGATGTGGTGGATGGTGGTTTGGCTGATGATGTGGGTCAGGTAAATGCCAGGATACATCTTGAATCGAGTGAGGGAGTAAAATTTGTGTTTAAATCTCAGGACAATAGTTTAAATTCCACATGGGATGGGAATACACTGGAATTTACCGGTAAAAATGTCATTCCTGGCCGCTTGGAGTTAATGATGGTTATCCCTAAAACTCAATTCACAGAAGATCCTCCCAACGTAGTTAAAGTCAATCAGGATATTTTACCAGAAATGGACAAAATGCAGAAGGAATACCAGGATATGGTGAATTATAAAACAAATGCTTATTCTCTGGTAGCAATACTATTGCTTTTGGTTTGCTTTACTCCATTAATCATTTACCTGATCTATGGTAGAGATCCTGAAATTGATTATAAGGATGAATATGAAATGGACCTTCCTACTGATGATCCCCCTGCAATTGTAAATGCCATATCTGGGAATTTATGGGGTAAAGAAGTGGGAGAACCCGATATGGATGGTTTCAGGGCAACAATAATGGATTTAATATATCGTGGCTACCTGGTAATGGATGATATCTCCCCTGAAAACGCTGATGTTAATTTGAGATCTATTACATTCAGAATTAATGAGGATAAAGATTTAAACGAGCTTAAAACGTTTGAAAGTGACATCATTAACTTGTTCAGTTACTTCGAAGGAGAAGATGGTTTAATTTATCTGGATGACATTAAAAAGAATTTAAACAGTGGAATTGTCATATCTGGAAATACCGGAAGCCTGAAAGATGATGAATTCATAACATTCAGGGAAGTGTATAACGGGTGGAAGAATGATTTAATAAGCGAATTTTTAGATGAAGATGCCATGTCTCGTGTTTTTCAAAAAAGAGGAGATAAATACCTTAAAATTTTTGCAGTAATCGCAATTATCACCGGTATTATCGGTGCATTTACCGCAGTGGTGGATCCATTACCTGCTGCCAGATATGTCTCGTATTCATCATTTATTCTTTTAATTGTAGGGTTGGCTTCATTTATAATGCCTCAAAAAATAGCTGGACAGTGGACTACTTATGGTGAGGAATATGATGCAAAATGGCATAATTTTGCAAAATATATACAGGATTTCAGCCTCATAAAGGACCAACCACCTGAATCCATTGAAATATGGGATAAATACCTGGTATATGCCAGTGCACTGGGAATTGCCAGTAAAGTCCGTAAATCCATGGAAATGATACTTCCCCCTGATATAACAGGTGGTAAGGCTTATCAGTTCCATTCTTCAGGTGGGTACTGTGAGCTTTCCAAAAGTCTGGATGCAGGTATTGCGGGTAATAACCAAAAAAATTCGCGGTGA
- a CDS encoding cupin domain-containing protein has translation MLIKSIKNCEYSQVADETVLCELLHPKNENIKMGCSVAHAILEEGKASLPHKLNSSVEIYYITKGNGKIHINDESSNVEPGEIIYIPPGSVQFIENVGKSNLEFLCVVTPPWQGKDEELCVD, from the coding sequence ATGTTGATAAAATCCATTAAAAATTGTGAATATTCTCAGGTAGCCGATGAAACTGTTCTCTGTGAACTCCTTCATCCTAAAAATGAAAACATCAAAATGGGTTGCAGTGTGGCCCATGCCATCCTTGAGGAGGGTAAGGCATCCCTGCCACACAAGCTGAACAGTTCTGTGGAGATTTATTACATCACTAAAGGTAATGGGAAAATTCACATCAATGATGAATCTTCCAATGTGGAACCCGGTGAGATAATTTACATCCCGCCTGGATCTGTGCAATTCATTGAAAACGTTGGTAAATCCAACTTAGAGTTTCTATGTGTTGTAACACCTCCATGGCAGGGAAAAGATGAAGAGTTGTGTGTAGATTAA
- the cbiE gene encoding precorrin-6y C5,15-methyltransferase (decarboxylating) subunit CbiE, with protein MSKLHLVGIGPGSSDYLTAAAINTAVSVDVLVGSQRALDLFPGFEGETLILRARNMDEMMKKSINLVDEGKNVAILSTGDPGFSGVLKPILKLRDDLDLEVIPGISSLQLAAARLQIPWDQVNLLTLHGKGNSKIILDFMDNGKPTIVLPDFKVEKLAQFLLENGVDPDRKIVVCERLSYPDERIVNGTLKEIAVMDFTYLCVVIIY; from the coding sequence ATGTCAAAACTTCATCTGGTGGGGATCGGACCTGGTTCCAGTGATTATTTAACTGCAGCAGCCATAAACACGGCAGTATCGGTTGATGTGCTGGTGGGAAGTCAGAGAGCTTTGGATCTGTTCCCAGGATTTGAGGGGGAAACTCTTATTCTCAGGGCACGGAACATGGATGAAATGATGAAAAAATCAATTAATCTGGTTGATGAAGGTAAAAACGTGGCAATTCTCTCCACAGGCGACCCTGGATTTTCAGGAGTACTGAAACCAATATTAAAACTGAGGGATGACTTGGACTTGGAAGTAATTCCTGGAATAAGTTCCCTTCAACTTGCTGCTGCCAGACTACAAATACCCTGGGATCAGGTTAACCTGCTCACTCTTCATGGGAAAGGAAATTCCAAGATAATATTGGACTTCATGGATAATGGAAAACCAACCATTGTTTTACCTGACTTTAAGGTGGAAAAACTGGCACAGTTCCTCCTGGAAAATGGTGTTGACCCGGATAGAAAAATTGTAGTGTGTGAAAGACTCAGTTATCCTGATGAGAGAATTGTTAATGGAACTTTAAAAGAAATAGCAGTTATGGATTTCACTTATCTCTGTGTGGTAATCATCTATTGA
- a CDS encoding TetR/AcrR family transcriptional regulator: MVSKTEQKFLDVALEIFAEKGYKGATTRLIAQKAGFSELTLFRKFKTKENLFNKVLTQNVAKVKEDLAKSLANNVSDSPNVFLRTLITDMARIADDNYEFIFLSNTQKTDNIDPMRAEFVKYVGKHLEENLPGREIDYKAFALSIYSYTFMISRTKHYEQGFFNYEEALEGFIKNALKLFS; encoded by the coding sequence ATGGTCAGTAAAACAGAACAGAAATTTTTAGACGTGGCTTTAGAAATATTTGCTGAAAAAGGGTATAAGGGTGCTACAACCAGGCTTATAGCACAAAAAGCAGGTTTCAGTGAATTAACTTTGTTTAGAAAATTCAAAACAAAAGAAAATCTTTTTAACAAGGTTTTAACTCAGAATGTAGCGAAAGTTAAGGAAGATTTAGCTAAATCACTTGCTAATAATGTTTCTGACTCTCCCAACGTTTTTTTAAGAACCTTAATAACTGATATGGCCAGAATTGCCGATGATAATTATGAATTTATTTTCCTGTCCAACACTCAAAAGACTGACAATATTGATCCTATGCGGGCAGAATTCGTGAAATATGTGGGTAAACATTTGGAAGAGAACCTTCCGGGACGGGAAATAGATTACAAGGCATTCGCACTTTCTATATATTCCTACACATTCATGATCAGCAGAACCAAACATTATGAACAGGGCTTTTTTAACTATGAAGAAGCACTTGAAGGATTCATTAAGAACGCATTGAAGCTTTTCAGCTAG
- a CDS encoding redox-regulated ATPase YchF, with amino-acid sequence MLQIAVTGKPNVGKSSFFNAATLSEVEVAGYPFTTIDVNKAVAHVVKPCPCRELEVECNPRNSQCRDGQRLIPVELLDVAGLVPGAHEGRGLGNKFLDDLRQARAFIHVIDASGSTDEEGRPCEAGSHDPMEDVDFLQHEITMWLFGILNKNWNRLVRKALSEKLDIAKVIAEQLSGAGIMVEDVLEAKRTVTKEYKDWEDDDIINLLDNLLKIAKPMLIVANKADLPHAEENIKRLREKYDNVVPASAEAELALTRAAEAGLIKYISGESDFEILQKDKLNTQQINALEYIRENVLQKYGGTGVQEALNQAIFSLLNMIVVYPVEDEHKLSDQKGNVLPDALLIPRGSKPKDMAFLIHTDIGEGFMHAIDARSCRRVASDHELEDGDIISIVTR; translated from the coding sequence ATGCTCCAAATTGCAGTTACCGGAAAGCCCAACGTGGGCAAATCATCTTTTTTCAACGCAGCAACCTTATCAGAAGTCGAAGTGGCGGGTTACCCATTCACCACCATCGATGTTAACAAGGCAGTGGCCCATGTGGTTAAACCATGCCCCTGCCGTGAATTAGAAGTGGAATGCAACCCTCGAAACTCACAGTGCAGGGATGGTCAGAGACTGATCCCAGTGGAGTTACTGGATGTTGCTGGACTGGTTCCAGGAGCCCATGAAGGCCGTGGATTGGGTAACAAGTTCCTGGATGATCTACGCCAGGCCAGGGCGTTCATCCACGTCATTGATGCCTCTGGATCCACTGATGAAGAGGGCAGACCCTGTGAAGCAGGATCGCATGACCCCATGGAGGATGTTGATTTTCTGCAGCACGAAATTACCATGTGGCTCTTCGGAATCCTCAACAAGAACTGGAACAGACTGGTTCGCAAGGCACTTTCTGAGAAACTGGACATTGCCAAGGTAATAGCAGAGCAGCTCAGTGGAGCCGGGATCATGGTAGAAGATGTATTGGAAGCCAAGAGAACTGTTACCAAGGAGTACAAGGACTGGGAAGATGATGATATCATAAACCTACTTGATAATCTCCTTAAAATTGCCAAGCCAATGCTAATCGTGGCCAACAAGGCAGACCTGCCCCATGCAGAGGAGAATATAAAGAGGCTTCGGGAAAAATATGATAATGTGGTGCCTGCTTCGGCAGAGGCAGAACTGGCATTAACTAGGGCAGCAGAAGCTGGACTTATTAAGTACATATCAGGAGAATCTGACTTTGAAATCCTCCAAAAAGACAAACTGAACACTCAGCAGATAAATGCCCTGGAATACATACGGGAAAATGTCCTCCAAAAGTACGGCGGTACTGGCGTGCAGGAAGCCCTGAACCAAGCCATATTCAGTCTGCTGAACATGATCGTGGTCTATCCTGTTGAAGATGAACACAAACTTTCTGATCAAAAGGGTAACGTGCTCCCCGATGCATTGCTGATACCCCGTGGCTCCAAACCAAAGGATATGGCATTCCTCATCCATACTGATATTGGAGAGGGTTTCATGCATGCTATTGATGCTCGAAGTTGCCGCAGGGTTGCCAGTGACCATGAACTGGAAGATGGGGACATAATTAGTATAGTTACACGCTAG
- a CDS encoding DUF2207 domain-containing protein, protein MDKKSSILLIVTLTIFLLSFMGSACAEDRSYSIPSINMDMFLKNDGSIHVTETIHYSFSGTYKGVYRDIPLKNGQILENVKVSTQGVYSSQEVIDQGTNQRVNIYLYSDAAKTTPISNKDVDVTLEYDLGHVLLFYNDIVELQYKLVGEGWDVPIGQLNAKIHVPSSDGVKYWLNPPYYAKNSSWQGNTLEVSSESIPSGDYFEVRMVLPKSQFSSNPTNGTIINQDALNQIEQIQTAYQNQLNFNSMLYSILAVLMILSLFVPLIIYYRYGREPKIDYQAEYERDIPTDDPPALVNAICGPGFSKKIGEPDMDGFKATIMDLIDRKYLLMEKEPSEKQGYGIDDSMFLKINPEKDKSDLKQFELDVLNFLGEFEQDGLISLDQISADLSDRETAKSFRDTYNNWKDDIKDRFLSDDQMDKIFIKKGDTYLKIFGVAGIIVAAIVFFVTITDSLPAAKFALIASIALGVVSIISLILPQKIAGQWTTYGEEYDAKWHNFKKYIQDFSLIKEYPPESVTIWNKYLVYATALGAADAVRKAMELYVPSEQLEGSDIYMFHYYGGYALLASSLDTGISTASAGSGDFGGVGDIGGGDIGGGGGAF, encoded by the coding sequence ATGGACAAAAAGAGTTCTATTCTTTTAATAGTTACATTAACCATTTTCCTACTTTCATTTATGGGATCAGCCTGTGCTGAAGATAGGAGCTATTCCATACCCTCAATCAATATGGACATGTTCCTTAAAAATGATGGCTCAATCCATGTTACAGAAACCATTCATTACTCATTTTCAGGAACCTACAAGGGAGTGTACCGGGATATACCATTAAAAAACGGTCAAATTCTGGAAAATGTAAAGGTTTCAACTCAGGGGGTTTATTCCAGTCAGGAAGTAATTGATCAAGGTACTAACCAGCGGGTTAACATATATTTATACTCTGATGCAGCAAAAACCACTCCCATATCCAATAAGGATGTGGATGTGACTCTTGAATATGACCTGGGGCATGTGTTGCTGTTTTACAATGATATAGTTGAATTACAGTATAAACTGGTGGGTGAAGGATGGGATGTGCCCATTGGGCAGCTTAATGCTAAAATCCATGTCCCATCCAGTGATGGTGTGAAGTACTGGTTGAATCCACCGTACTATGCTAAAAATTCCAGCTGGCAGGGTAACACTCTGGAGGTAAGCAGTGAAAGTATTCCTTCTGGTGATTATTTCGAGGTCAGGATGGTTCTACCTAAAAGTCAATTCTCATCCAATCCTACCAACGGGACTATCATAAATCAAGATGCCTTAAATCAGATAGAACAGATTCAAACTGCTTATCAGAATCAACTGAACTTTAACAGCATGTTATATTCAATTTTGGCAGTATTAATGATTCTATCTCTGTTTGTGCCTTTAATTATTTATTATCGGTATGGAAGGGAGCCAAAAATAGATTACCAGGCAGAATACGAACGGGATATTCCTACCGATGATCCACCAGCCCTGGTGAATGCCATCTGCGGTCCAGGATTCTCCAAAAAAATAGGAGAACCAGATATGGATGGATTTAAAGCCACCATAATGGACTTAATCGACAGGAAATATCTTTTAATGGAAAAAGAACCATCAGAAAAACAGGGTTATGGGATAGATGATTCAATGTTCCTTAAAATCAACCCTGAAAAGGATAAATCAGACCTCAAACAATTTGAATTGGACGTCTTAAACTTCCTAGGGGAGTTCGAACAAGATGGATTGATATCTCTGGACCAGATTTCCGCGGATTTATCGGATCGGGAGACTGCAAAATCATTCCGTGACACCTACAACAACTGGAAAGATGATATAAAGGATAGATTCCTCAGTGATGATCAGATGGATAAGATCTTCATCAAGAAGGGAGACACCTACTTAAAGATTTTCGGAGTGGCTGGAATCATAGTGGCTGCAATTGTGTTCTTCGTAACCATCACTGACTCTTTACCTGCCGCCAAGTTTGCATTAATTGCATCAATAGCCCTGGGAGTGGTATCCATCATTTCCCTTATTCTCCCCCAGAAGATCGCAGGCCAGTGGACAACCTATGGTGAAGAGTACGATGCCAAATGGCATAACTTCAAAAAGTACATCCAGGATTTCAGTCTCATAAAAGAATATCCTCCAGAGTCGGTTACCATCTGGAACAAGTACCTGGTGTACGCCACAGCACTGGGGGCAGCTGACGCAGTACGGAAGGCAATGGAGCTCTACGTGCCCAGTGAACAACTGGAAGGTAGTGATATCTACATGTTCCATTATTACGGAGGATACGCACTTCTTGCTTCATCTCTGGATACTGGTATTTCCACTGCTTCAGCAGGATCTGGTGATTTTGGAGGAGTGGGGGATATTGGTGGAGGAGATATTGGAGGTGGAGGAGGTGCTTTTTAA